The Malus sylvestris chromosome 3, drMalSylv7.2, whole genome shotgun sequence genomic sequence TTCCTAGTTAGATATataggttttgtttttggactTCACTCGCACGTTGACGAATGTATACACTACTAATTAGCAGGTTGAATAGATTAAACTTCTCTTTTCATTTTGAAAATATGAGGATGATTGAGATGACATTGATAAGTACTTATCATGCCCAATTTTATTCTTTGTTGACGGCAACTCTTCTGTGTATTGAGACACCACACATGATGATATAACTGATGATCACGTTCCAATAGTCAATTAGGAAACTTGCATGTGCTGAATGAGCAATTTTTCGATGTGTTCAGAAATTATAATGTCATTATCTTACTTAGAGGGacattttaagaaaaaaaaaaatcttcaatcGTATAATAACATAAACATACTATCCCGTATGCAGGATACATTAAAAATCTCTTGTGTTCCTCGATAGCCTCAAACAATATGATTGATTGATTTGCTAGGTATATTGGTTGGGCTTATGTCTATCTAAATCGGCAACTAATATCATGATCAAAGCGTACACTGcaaataattgatttttttggtcCAACACTACAAAGTTGTTCAAGACGTAATTTTATTTAGACCTCAGTTGATTTTCATCACGAAATATTTGAAACAAAACAATTATGGTGTTGATTCTTTAAGAGAATACCAGACCAAGAACAATGGatacaaagaagaaaaaattaattaaataattaaccGCGTTGTGCTGCATGCCGGAATTTTTTGAGTTGTTCTTTCGAACCCACAAGCAATTACTGTTTATAATAAATgttattaaaatctaaattgaataatttttttacagTAAATACACAAGAAAACTTggctacattttttttttttaataaaagatgATATCATTAACAaaggaaaattacaaaatatcatGGATAAGGATATCCTGAATAACACTAGGAGGCTCCTCAACCCAAACTATGTTTGTCTCAACAGACAATGCAACCTTTGTTAAACAATGAGCAATACTATTATTATTCCTAGAAACGGAAATAAACATAGAAGCAGTAAAAGCCTCTGCAATATGTAGGACATCCCCCGGTAACAAACTTGAACCTTTAATGAAGAATTACGAGGTCAAATAGCTAGAGGGCTTAAATACGATTTTAACTGATCATGGTGCAatgtgaaaaaattaaaatatggtgGTTCATTTTGAAATTCACCGTAAATCTTGAGGGTGTAAAATAATGCTgttaaccctaaattaaattgaCTAGCCAAACAGTTTATGAAGTCAATTACGAACTAATTTAACAAAACATAAAGTTGAGAGTTGTGGTCCTGTTTAATCAGCTCTTTTGTTTTTATCTGTTCTTTCTGAATGAAAGTGACTTTATTTTCATCTTTTCCAATCAGTTGTCACGTACTGTGTTATCCTGGAAAACTAAAGTGAAGCTTGAGCACGACCTTAATTATGTAAAAGCAAATTATAAATATGTAGATAACTAAAAGCTTCACCCTTGATTAATTAAAGTCTTAAAGTTCAACATTGTCATTAATTCTAACAATACAATGACCTATATTTACATGAACTAGTACTTCAAGCTAAATAGCGCTTAAAGAGCTGCATTCTGCATAATAACAATAATTAAAGTTCAAATCAAGAAGCCCAAATTTTGCGTAGCTACTTGCTAAATATCATCAGGACTTAGAGGTGGTCTTATGCTGCTAGCTAGATTACAGAATTAGATTCGATTGAAGAAAATGCATCGAGAAGGTTGAACCAACTatcgtcctcctcctcatcttcttccccacTCATGTTGCTCCATTGAACATTAGGACTCTTCTCAATTTCATCATTCCTTGCAAACCGGCCTCTGATGCGCGGCCGGCTGTCTGCCAATGTCTTCCTACAAGCGTACTGAACACATAAATAATGCCAAGTTTTAGTGCTTCTTCattaaggaaaagaaaagggagagaAGGAAATTAAAGGTTTGAGGTTCAAATGTAGTGATATTGTAATAAAGCATAAGCTCCGTATACTTTTATTACTTATAAGTGAGTAGTACCCTTTTCTTAAGATATGAAGGATTCATCAGCAGAAgtggttaattaattaactaagaCACATTTTGTGGCTACTTGGTCACTTTAGTTTCTTCAATTAAATGGGTTTCATGCTTTTGCATTTAGGCAATGTGTAAAATTAATTTCCAAGTAAAAGAACTTGATGATCTAAGCgtcaaaaaaaaaccaaaataaatataTCACTCTATCCTGGAAAAGTTTACAATTTCAAACAGACGTCCAAGAGTAAGACATAGAATGTTGAACGTCTGTTAATATAGGACCTGCATAGACATACAGATGGAATGAAAGTTGATATGTCGACAGGATCAagaatttatgaaattgaaaataaaattggcCAACAGAAAGATAAAGAGTTTGGAATGACGTTGATATAAGTATATAAATTTAGTGTAAACTAtcattgtataaaaaataatttattaactTACTCTGTTGCATGACATGCCACCACATCTATACCTTGCTATTTTATtcatgtacaaaaaaaaaactcaaataatATATACGTGATGAATTTCACAATTAATTACGATAGACACTCGTTTAACTACGTAGAAATgattatttcataagttgtacGCACTCAAAAGTTTGAGTATATGGGGTGCCGCTTAACTCTTGCCCGTGGAGTTAATCTTTTCCATGCACAAATGATTCAACTAGTGTACATTTTAATTGTCATTTCATTCAGTTTTTTCAAACAACCACTCCATTAGTCCATTATAGAGCTAGGCCAAGCTAGCTCCCAAAAACTTATATGTCAAAAATGCACTACCATATCCTTTCCACTATTTGAAATGAAATAGAAACAATGTAGGATGTGACAGACGCAGACCATGGAATCATACATAGTAGGCAAAAGGAGTAAAGTAGCCAAAATTTTACACGAGAGAAATCGTGGGCCAAAAAGCAACAAGAACTAGGCCACCATATACATAAATCTTAAAGTGGCACTAGCTAGTGGGTCGGGTGAAGCAGCAACTTAGAAGAAAGATATATAAGAGGGCAAAAGTTACTTGGTTTCCTCCCATTTAAGAAGATTTTTTTAGGGTGGTGGTATTCACACATCAATTTTTACCTTTTATATACTCTTAATTTTTGGCCATCAGATAactgaattgaagaagattaaaaacaaaaaataaacaaagagtatgtgagaaataaaaatagatATGTAAGTAGACCACCCTCTTTTTAAGGACAAATACAGTTTGATATGAGTACAAAAACTGCTTTTTGTATAGTCTTTCTTAATAATCTTTTTAATAAATGTACCAGACATTGGCAGTTAAGAAGAAACGACAACTGTGTATTGTAATCTGCATAAAGTATCCATATACTATGAGGTGCAGAGCAATGTTCAAATCAAAGCAAAtaattaaatagttaattaattgaAGTAGAGTGGTATTGCCTTAATGGTCTTGCTGAAGTTTCTTTGGTTGCGCTTGCTTCTATACCTCTCAattctctccttcttctcctcggGACTATACCGACAGGCTTTGCTCATCCCTTCTATAATCATACTGGTCTCACTCGATAGCAGACTACTTTCTGATGATGTTCTATTATAACCACCATACTGCAATTGCTGCACTACTTGCACCCCATTACTGTTCTTGCTATTAATTGTCTGCATGCATCCACAATATTGTAACATAAATAcacaaaattatattaattccAGTAAAACCCTAGCTACAACCCGACAACGTCGACAAGTGACACATGAGagcaaaaatacaaaatattctCTTGTCACATTGTGTTAGCCCTAAACCCTCACGTTATTTGGGCAAGTCCCACCACCAACGCCCAAAcgaacaaagagtaaatcaccTCGAATTATTGATCAAGTTAACTCTTATCTAAATGCACAGTTGCAGTAAGTAACATATAGAAGTAAATTTGGACAAATGAGCAATGATCATGTAAGTTTTTGGAATGGAACTGAGGAAATTATGTTAACTTTTGTCTATCAATGTAATAATAGTCTCGGAACATAAGTATTTTACGGTGTGGTATGAAACTATACGAACTCAATTTGCATGGAGATTAGTTTCTGTAAATGTGACGATTCAAAATGGCAGGTAAGAAATAACCGTGGGCATTTAAGTCATTAAAATCTAAGCAACTAAGTAAGAAACCAACTCTCCATATTAAATCGAACCTGCAAATCCAAGTCCCCAGTGCTATAAACCCGGCGGACATGGCCGGTTTCTGACTCCAGCAAGTCGGAGACCAACTTGTGGATCCCGCAAGTCTTCTGCAGTGAATGGCTGCTGACGCTTCGCTGAATCAGGTTCGGGTCCGGTTCTCCGTAGCACTCGTAAGCCCCGTTGCTGATCGGCGAGGCTCCGTAGCTGCTGGAGCCGCTGCTACAGCTGTTGCTGAACTCGGCGGAGACAAGGTGGTCGTGATGATATGGCAACGGAAGAGCCGCATGCGAGCCGTGATGATACTGAAAATCGGGGGCGCGTGGGAATGCGGTGCTGTTGTGTCCGTACATTGGCGCGTGAGGTGTGTAGTAGGGCTTTGGGAAGGTTTTTGGAGTTTCTGTTCTAATGAGTGGAGCGAATACTGGAGAGTTTGGAGAGATGGATAGATTTACGGACGCGGATGGAAGGCTGGGACTTTGTGGGGGGTACTTAAAGGGAAGAAGGCAAGGGGGGTGGGAGTGAGGATCCTTTTCGCCGGATCCTCTTTATGAGGATTCCCAAGATCCTTTAATTGCATCTGTTTATCGTAAATTATACAGTTaatttttgtcaggtactgtttatattcaattttaaataaaaaaatttacaatcatTTCTGACCGTATTATGTACAATGAACGAATGTAATTGAAGGATCCTCGTAATCCTCATAAATTGGATGATCCTACTGGGTGGGGGCCATAGAGAACAGAGGAGATGACTGGAGAGACTGCAT encodes the following:
- the LOC126614384 gene encoding zinc finger protein CO3-like, with protein sequence MYGHNSTAFPRAPDFQYHHGSHAALPLPYHHDHLVSAEFSNSCSSGSSSYGASPISNGAYECYGEPDPNLIQRSVSSHSLQKTCGIHKLVSDLLESETGHVRRVYSTGDLDLQTINSKNSNGVQVVQQLQYGGYNRTSSESSLLSSETSMIIEGMSKACRYSPEEKKERIERYRSKRNQRNFSKTIKYACRKTLADSRPRIRGRFARNDEIEKSPNVQWSNMSGEEDEEEDDSWFNLLDAFSSIESNSVI